A genomic segment from Nicotiana tabacum cultivar K326 chromosome 9, ASM71507v2, whole genome shotgun sequence encodes:
- the LOC107808423 gene encoding biogenesis of lysosome-related organelles complex 1 subunit 1, whose protein sequence is MDRSKQGDSAHGLEASLIQFINLHHSSSLKLRDFTEKAKKNAIRSARRVSELLVDSVNGEVQESFVMQKRIEMEIRALAATILQFGKQTDQWLAASHSINTAIKEIGDFENWMKTMEFDCKSINAAICNIHQE, encoded by the exons ATGGATCGGTCAAAACAAGGAGATTCTGCTCATGGCTTAGAAGCTTCACTCATTCAATTCATTAACCTTCACCATTCTTCCTCTCTCAAGCTCCGTGATTTCACCG AGAAGGCGAAGAAGAATGCAATTCGAAGTGCGAGACGTGTTTCAGAGCTGTTGGTGGACTCAGTTAATGGAGAAGTGCAAGAGTCTTTTGTAATGCAAAAGAGAATTGAAATGGAAATTCGAGCTTTGGCTGCAACTATTTTGCAATTTGGGAAGCAAACTGATCAGTGGCTTGCTGCTTCTCACTCCATTAATACTGCAATTAAG GAAATTGGAGATTTTGAGAATTGGATGAAGACAATGGAGTTTGATTGTAAAAGTATTAATGCTGCAATCTGCAATATTCACCAGGAATGA